Proteins found in one Cyprinus carpio isolate SPL01 chromosome B10, ASM1834038v1, whole genome shotgun sequence genomic segment:
- the LOC109098177 gene encoding zona pellucida-like domain-containing protein 1 produces MERLCVILLLVSKTFIVDAQFNGFNCDASFHSRFPAERDISVYCGVQTITLKINFCPVLFSGYTDTDLALNGRHGDAHCRGFINNNTFPTVVLFSISLSTLEACGNSLVVTTAQGPNAYGNLSLVQIGNIAGYIDTPDPPTVISYLPGLLYKFSCSYPLEYLVNNTQLASSAAAISVKDSNGTFVSTLNLLLYNDSTYVHHLAIPVSGLTLKTRVFAAVKATNLDRRWNVLMDYCYTTPSGNPNDELRYDLFFGRCDKDPQTTVFENGKSQMGRFSFEVFRFVKHKNQKMSTVFLHCVTKLCRSDDCPLLVKICGKRKKRNVSERTAMASDNAVMTAGPIITRSDETPTNNSQIAQLNSPPFKMNSVTSALISAIAILAVMSMCFFFLSLSLLRGKYTPPTPLSGTHNPAFS; encoded by the exons ATGGAACGTTTGTGTGTGATTCTTTTGCTTGTAAGTAAAACTTTCATAGTGGATGCGCAATTCAATGGGTTCAACTGTGATGCCAGCTTCCACAGCCGCTTCCCCG CTGAGCGGGACATCAGTGTGTATTGTGGAGTGCAAACCATAACGCTGAAGATTAATTTTTGCCCGGTGCTTTTCTCTGGCTATACCGACACTGACCTGGCACTGAACGGGCGTCACGGCGATGCCCACTGCCGAGGGTTCATCAACAACAACACGTTCCCAACAGTCGTGCTGTTCAGCATCAGTCTCAGCACGCTGGAGGCCTGTGGAAACTCACTTGTG GTCACCACAGCTCAGGGGCCCAACGCCTATGGGAACCTCTCCTTGGTCCAGATTGGGAATATAGCAGGATACATTGACACTCCGGATCCCCCGACGGTCATCAGCTACTTACCAGGACTGCTTTACAAGTTCAGCTGTAGTTACCCTCTGGAATACCTGGTCAACAACACACAGCTTGCTTC GTCGGCTGCAGCGATATCAGTGAAGGACAGCAATGGCACTTTTGTGAGCACACTGAATTTACTTCTATACAAC GACTCGACATACGTCCATCATCTTGCCATCCCAGTGTCTGGACTTACTCTGAAGACGCGAGTGTTTGCCGCTGTAAAAGCCACTAACCTAGACAGGAG GTGGAATGTTCTGATGGACTACTGTTACACGACTCCCTCTGGGAATCCTAATGATGAGCTCCGATACGACCTTTTCTTTGG CAGATGTGATAAGGACCCGCAGACAACAGTGTTTGAGAATGGGAAGAGCCAGATGGGCCGCTTTTCCTTCGAGGTGTTCCGCTTTGTCAAGCACAAGAACCAGAAAATGTCCACTGTCTTTCTGCACTGTGTGACCAAGCTGTGTCGCTCCGACGACTGCCCCCT TCTAGTGAAA ATCTGTGGTAAGAGGAAGAAAAGGAACGTGTCAGAAAGAACTGCCATGGCCTCTGACAATGCGGTCATGACTGCCGGGCCCATCATCACCCGAAGTG ATGAAACTCCCACCAATAATTCCCAGATAG cacAGTTAAACAGCCCTCCATTCAAAATGAATTCAGTGACAAGCGCCTTGATTTCTGCCATCGCGATCCTCGCCGTTATGAGCATGTGTTTCTTCTTCCTGTCTCTGTCACTGCTGAGAGGAAAATATACACCACCAACACCTCTGTCAGGAACCCACAACCCAGCATTCAGCTAA